One window of Magallana gigas chromosome 2, xbMagGiga1.1, whole genome shotgun sequence genomic DNA carries:
- the LOC105331984 gene encoding sushi domain-containing protein 2 isoform X2, which translates to MTIVPRYGPMLGGQYLIISGPCIEQNAIIKVSFSGSPQKKCERKSEFAFACITPLFSHTGDTPVKVEIENLEGDNRTFQGLYTVLNPANSKHRVYRQNAPDWFSGRQNISWDPDVPELQEDNFVDIHLFFLMENNDRRLIWKRDVLNEAVDRLQGSAEVYLTGNGYPMAIRVTAETIRIDQSERGIWSDIFPLALTFDQANQSCKNWLNSEAKLPPLPSDDVQPCPCTLDQALLDIVRFQPDPDCNMFNRNSQFSRTGNCLHRRDAAHCIRLAQAGPDGIDNLCCYDADKNLIDSRLREGGSVQRYHYLGGPEVLPYLSNFYFDVLPFLHCCRYSQKEQNDPSDGIINANNNLCPQYIKQRKYSSCVNYEPPRPARTNGDPHITTLDGYSYTFNGVGEFVYMKTTDGTFQSQIRFEQFRKENGDLVDASVCTAFVSRHFSTSGSDIVEVRLNSIRTADLLVNGDVIDFDESNVHQFPGIFVVQMTSNQPNLNTTKKEFIVSFTEIGIAFRAIASPAVLSILPVVGNKTLAGSLRGLLGDFDENPDNDLRKPSEEILLTNSTSETIHYDFGLSWRITGDISLFSYEPGKSFSDYQLPRFRPTFILPTNLPPEVVEVCGTSRECAFDFTLTDSVEFATETVELLIIFNSSLASSSKIKSCEDLPSVVGGVWNATNTLEGSNATLSCFHGYEATGKSGNIQCYNGSWGNLSNIKCIPIVPISTTMTTKAVTTSIELMTEPTASIEMSASPDRTDNEIEGSSRHNYVITICVVVLVVIIIVIIAVVLYRLYKNNRRQESTQYPFGKLSYLNGYSVYDY; encoded by the exons atgaCAATCGTTCCACGATATGGACCAATGTTGGGAGGCCAGTATTTGATCATCAGTGGTCCATGTATAGAACAAAATGCTATAATTAAGGTGTCGTTCTCTGGATCACCTCAAAAGAAATGCGAGAGAAAATCAGAATTCGCTTTCGCCTGCATCACACCTTTGTTTAGTCACACTGGGGATACCCCTGTAAAAGTTGAAATCGAGAACCTAGAGGGGGACAACCGTACATTTCAAGGTCTTTACACGGTTT TAAATCCTGCCAACAGTAAGCATCGAGTCTACAGACAAAACGCACCTGATTGGTTCTCAGGACGACAAAATATATCCTGGGACCCGGATGTTCCAGAATTACAAGAAGACAATTTTGTTGATATACATCTATTTTTCCTTAtg GAAAACAATGATCGTCGTTTAATATGGAAGAGAGATGTTCTTAATGAAGCAGTAGATCGTCTACAAGGTTCAGCCGAGGTCTACTTGACTGGAAATGGTTATCCTATGGCAATAAGAGTAACGGCTGAAACTATCAGAATTGATCA GTCTGAGAGAGGAATTTGGTCAGACATATTCCCGTTAGCCTTAACATTTGACCAGGCAAACCAATCATGTAAAAACTGGTTAAATTCGGAAGCAAAGTTGCCACCACTCCCATCTGATGATGTTCAACCATGTCCTTGCACGTTAGACCAAGCTCTCTTGGATATTGTGCGATTCCAACCGGATCCGGATTGCAACATGTTCAACAGAAACTCGCAATTTTCCCGTACTGGAAACTGTCTACACAGACGAGATGCAGCGCACTGTATTCGATTGGCTCAAGCTGG CCCCGATGGAATCGACAATCTGTGCTGTTATGACGCGGACAAGAATCTGATTGATTCACGACTCAGAGAAGGAGGGTCCGTACAGAGATACCACTATCTTGGGGGACCGGAAGTTCTTCCCTATCTCTCCAATTTCTACTTTGATGTTCTCCCATTTCTACACTGTTGTCGGTATTCCCAGAAGGAACAGAATGATCCTAGCGATGGCATTATTAATGCAAATAACAATTTATGTCCTCAATACATCAAACAAAGAAAATACAGCTCCTGTGTCAACTACGAACCCCCGAGGCCTG CCAGGACAAACGGTGACCCCCATATCACCACCTTAGACGGATACAGCTATACATTCAATGGTGTTGGGGAATTCGTGTACATGAAAACCACGGACGGAACTTTTCAAAGCCAAATCAGATTTGAACAGTTTCGTAAAGAAAAtg gTGACTTGGTGGATGCAAGTGTGTGTACCGCATTCGTGTCCCGACATTTCAGCACCTCTGGGTCTGATATTGTTGAGGTTCGTCTAAACTCTATCAGAACAGCAGACCTGTTAGTTAACGGAGATGTTATTGACTTTGATGAATCAAATGTTCACCAATTCCCAG GTATATTCGTCGTGCAAATGACATCCAATCAGCCCAATCTTAACACGACGAAAAAGGAGTTCATAGTGTCTTTTACTGAGATTGGGATCGCGTTCAGAGCCATAGCGAGCCCTGCAGTGCTGAGTATACTCCCTGTTGTTGGAAACAAAACACTCGCTG ggagTCTGAGGGGTCTTCTTGGCGATTTTGATGAGAATCCAGATAATGACCTGAGGAAGCCATCAGAGGAAATATTATTAACAAACTCAACCTCGGAGACGATTCACTATGATTTTGGCTTATCGT GGAGAATTACGGGGGatatttcgttgtttagttatGAACCTGGAAAATCTTTTAGTGACTATCAACTACCGAGATTCCGACCGACATTTATTCTACCCACAAACCTTCCCCCGGAAGTTGTAGAGGTGTGTGGGACAAGCCGAGAGTGTGCATTTGATTTCACCCTAACAGATTCGGTCGAATTTGCAACAGAAACTGTGGAACTGTTGATTATCTTTAATTCTTCACTTGCATCTTCTAGTAAAA TAAAGAGCTGTGAAGATCTACCATCTGTTGTTGGGGGTGTTTGGAATGCAACAAACACGCTTGAAGGTTCAAATGCCACCTTATCATGCTTTCATGGCTATGAGGCGACAGGCAAAAGTGGTAATATTCAGTGCTATAATGGATCGTGGGGTAACTTAAGCAACATCAAATGTATTCCAATAGTACCAATTTCTACTACAATGACAACAAAGGCGGTAACAACTTCAATAGAACTTATGACAGAACCGACGGCAAGCATCGAAATGTCAGCCTCTCCCGATAGGACGGATAACGAGATAGAAGGGAGCTCGCGTCATAACTACGTCATCACTATCTGTGTTGTGGTGCTGGTCGTCATTATCATCGTGATAATTGCTGTTGTACTTTATAG ACTATATAAAAACAACAGGAGACAAGAATCAACTCAATATCCTTTTGGAAAACTGTCATACCTAAATGGATACTCAGTCTATGATTATTAG